The Silene latifolia isolate original U9 population chromosome X, ASM4854445v1, whole genome shotgun sequence genome contains the following window.
GGGCATAAGATGAGACACGAAAATGAGACAGAATCCGAACTCATAGGTAAAAGTAAAACCACATCTACCTTCATCAAAccaacaaatgaatgaaacaaacCAACATTACCATGCAAAAACTCATGTGGGATTATCTCAAATCCAACAATTATGAAAAATTAAAAATTGGCCGTAACTATAAATCCTGGTTCCGACACTCGAAAAAAAAGGTGATTGAGCAAAAGTAACTGACCTTCTCCACAACCAAGCTTAACACTTTTGAAACGTGTTTTAGTACGCAAGAACTCTAGCAAAGTAGTTGATGGATGAACACTTGGTATCTCAAATCTTTCACCATTAACAGCAAACACCAAATTATTAGCTCCCTTAATTGTATGTTCTTTGTTCTCCATTTTTTCAGCACTCAAAAAAATGAAATTTTCTAGAGTTGTTGAATAAGTATCATATATTTATAATTTCATGCAGCTTAGTCTCCTTGAGACGGAGATTTCCGTTTTATAGTTAAAACGGATCCAACAAAACTATTTAAATAGACGAGACAAAGTTTTATCACTCTCTAAATATTCTTCTTTTATAACGCTTAATAACCCGTTTTAACAATAAAACGAATAATTCCGTAGAATTTTATGTTATAATGAATTATGAATGCATCTTTAGACTAACTGTCACATAAAAAATTGCGTTTTACTAGTAAATTTCTCTTTATTTGGTGGGATTTTTGATGGTGAAATGCAAGCACTAAAACTTTGACTCCTGAAATTTGAAAGTATTTGAAATTATATATGTTATTATTACTAAATACAATAATCTTACGTATGATTGCACCATGAAAAGGTCGTGTAGAAGTGAGACGTGTAGAATTGTTCCAATTTCAAACATGATCTTTTTTCTGAAATCTAACCCGGTTTTTTCGGGTAAGAATTACGATTAATAAATACTTTATTCGTGTCAGAAGTATCATATGTGACGAGATATTTTGAACTAATTGGTTAAAAGGCCGACCTGAGATAAGAAATTCTTAAATATGTTCGGTACACATTCTCATTAGTAACAAAGCGAAACTTAAAATGAAGTAAAAACAAGTTCTTGTTTCAGATGGATTCTACATACTGTATGTGAGAGGGTAGTACCGAGATTATGTACGTCCCATCATACTTTCATTCTCGCTCCCAATAGAAGACTTGAACATGTAAGAAATGAAGAAGGCACTAATGAACACCATTGCAACAGAAACACCAAGCTTCTTAATATTGTTAGGCTCTCTAAATAACCCGTAATTCACAACCTTCCTTGGTTGCTCTATTCCTCCACATTTCTCCTCATCGTCTTTCGCCTTTTCAGGAACTTCCTGTTGTAGCTGTTGCGGTGGAGGAACTTCTTGTGGTTCTTCAGGGGTAATTAGTTTTGGTTGTCTAATGAAAAGAATGCCACCCTCAAATTTAGCAGTGATTTTCTTAGTGTCACATTTCGACGCAAGTCGAAATTCTTCGTAAAAACGTTGGTATATATGATCACTAAGGGGACGTTCTCCACTGACCTTGAGCATTCCTGATGTACTTAACTGAACTCTCAACTCTTCCTTCTTAAATCCTGCATTAATCATCATTCCATATATTATACTCCGACTTACGACACCATTGTTTCAAAGACTCTCGCCTAAATTACACGTAAAATTCGTAACAAAGAGTTTATGTTTTAAGTAAATTATACCAGGGAGATAAATGAGAAAGGTGTCACATTCATCCTCTGTTACCAAATCGGCTGGAGGCTCGTAATCTTCGAACACACGAGCCGGGGTAACCTTAGCCATCTTAACTGGTTCTACTTTGTACTAAATTTTTACTGTTAATTAAGGAGTAACTTCTTTGTTTTCGACGGAAAATTCAACTGATTTAAGCTGCTATTTATAAGTAATGAATTCTGCATGTTATTTCTTCTCAAAGTAGATATTCCAATGCTACATGATTGCAAAGATGGTGACTTCTATGATGAGGGAAAGCAAAATTTCCTTAATTTTCTTCCTCATATTCCTTCCTTTTCATCGTAACTTTGCTATACACCATACATGCTAAGGTCTTATAGTAAAGCACAAATCCCGGTTTTCGTAATCCTTGCTTCATTATGAAACTTCCAACATTGTATAGATTCTTCTGACATTGAGTAAAGGAGAAGCGAAAAACAACCGCCTTTTCTCACAACTACTTTCTTAATGTAGTGCCTATATATATTCAGGATGCAGACGATGAACAGAAACAAACAGTCTTCGGGATTTCATACCAACAATTACGAAACAGCTATGATGATGAACAAAGCTTCTGAACGTGTATACGAAGATTTTGAACCAGTATCGGATTTGATGTCCGCGGAAGGGTATGAAACCGTGATACTTTGTCTCCCAGGTAAGCTCTACGACTCCCTACATACATTACCAACATAGGTTCCATTATCCGAGGTGGTTTAAAAGCTCGCATCTGTGAATACTAAATAAGGAAAACGTACATAATTGACCGAGACATAGGGAGTACTAACTATACTGTATTACTGTATTGTCGAATAATCATCTTTTTCTAATGGAGATACATATTTCAGGCTTTAAAAAAGACCAGCTGAAGGTTCAGCTAACGACATCACGCATCCTACGAGTTAGCGGGGAACGTCCAATTGGTGACAACAAATGGAAGCGATTCAGCAAGGAGTTTCGAGTCCCACCAAATGTCGACACAAAAGAAATCACTGCTAAATTTGAAGGCGGTATTCTACACATCAAGCAACCCAAACTGATAACCTCGGCTCCAGAAGCCAAAGAGCAAGAAAAACCGAAACAAGATACACAAATCCCAAATCCTCAAACACAGAAAGACGCTCCAAGTGTCGTTCCTAACTATCATGAATCGGAAGCAAAGACCGAGAAGAAGGAAGATATGAAAGAGGAGGAAATCAAAAGTAAGCGCGAATATGGTACTAGGATGCTTAAGGAATTGAGGAAGCCTGGAAAACCGAAAAAAGTAGTTGTTTCGGTTCTGATAATCTTGTTTCTGATGCTACTTGGGTTTTACACTGTCAATTTATACAGATCAGTGTATGAGAATGAGCAAGGAAGTGTGTTAGTATATGAACATCAAGGATTTCTGCGTCCTACCTGAGATTCGCGACATAAATATATATGTATGTGAACTCAAAGGAGAGACATGTAAATTGCATAATATGAAATCTCGGATACTCCATTGTTCATACAAGAACGTATCTCATATGGAGTAAGTAATAAAGATACTCCTAATTCTT
Protein-coding sequences here:
- the LOC141622872 gene encoding uncharacterized protein LOC141622872; protein product: MQTMNRNKQSSGFHTNNYETAMMMNKASERVYEDFEPVSDLMSAEGYETVILCLPGFKKDQLKVQLTTSRILRVSGERPIGDNKWKRFSKEFRVPPNVDTKEITAKFEGGILHIKQPKLITSAPEAKEQEKPKQDTQIPNPQTQKDAPSVVPNYHESEAKTEKKEDMKEEEIKSKREYGTRMLKELRKPGKPKKVVVSVLIILFLMLLGFYTVNLYRSVYENEQGSVLVYEHQGFLRPT
- the LOC141622873 gene encoding uncharacterized protein LOC141622873, producing MAKVTPARVFEDYEPPADLVTEDECDTFLIYLPGFKKEELRVQLSTSGMLKVSGERPLSDHIYQRFYEEFRLASKCDTKKITAKFEGGILFIRQPKLITPEEPQEVPPPQQLQQEVPEKAKDDEEKCGGIEQPRKVVNYGLFREPNNIKKLGVSVAMVFISAFFISYMFKSSIGSENESMMGRT